Proteins found in one Hirundo rustica isolate bHirRus1 chromosome Z, bHirRus1.pri.v3, whole genome shotgun sequence genomic segment:
- the PRRC1 gene encoding protein PRRC1, giving the protein MMEESGMETTPPGTPPPSTTGEAPPAAATPVTLALSSPPATPSMPTSPAYSPSLPAGVSPVPPPMMTSASLPLAPSATVSTVAPPQSPVPPPAAPAAFSTPVSQFSAPPLSSAAGPALPAPPAGPPTSGFSMSSTYDITRGHAGRAPQSPLMPSFSAPPVTGVLADPITQQATFSSSLSPGAGSAITFPEEHEDPRVSTAQGGAPAGGLWGFIKGVAENPMVKSVLDKTKHSVETMITTLDPGMVPYIRTGGELDIVVTSNKEVKVAAIRDAFQEVFGMAVVTGEAAQSNIAPQPVGYAAGLKGAQERIDSLRRTGVIHEKQPAVSVENFIEELLPDKWFDIGCLIIEDPIHGIHLEAFTQATPVPLQYVQQAKSLTPQDYSLRWSGLLVTVGEVLEKSVLNVNRTDWHAVFTGMSRRQMIYSAAKALAGMYKQQLPPRTV; this is encoded by the exons ctttgtccagccctcctgccacaCCAAGCAtgccaacttctcctgcctaCTCACCATCCTTGCCAGCTGGAGTGTCCCCAGTTCCTCCTCCCATGATGACTTCAGCATCTCTTCCACTTGCGCCTTCTGCAACCGTTTCTACAGTTGCACCACCCCAAAGCCCTGtcccacctcctgctgcccctgcagctTTCAGCACCCCTGTGTCCCAGTTCTCTGCTCCtccactgagctctgctgctggccctgctcttCCCGCACCTCCCGCTGGTCCCCCCACTTCAGGGTTTTCCATGTCTTCCACCTATGATATCACCAGAGGTCACGCTGGCCGAGCACCTCAGAGCCCACTGATGCCTTCATTTTCTGCACCTCCAGTCACAG GTGTTTTGGCAGATCCCATTACTCAACAGGCAACTTTCTCATCATCTTTGTCTCCTGGGGCTGGTTCTGCAATCACTTTTCCGGAGGAGCATGAAGATCCCAGAGTATCTACTGCCCAGGGTGGAGCACCTGCCGGAGGACTCTGGGGGTTTATAAAG GGTGTAGCTGAGAATCCCATGGTGAAGTCAGTTCTTGATAAAACGAAGCATTCAGTGGAGACTATGATCACAACGCTGGATCCTGGCATGGTTCCATATATCA gaACTGGGGGAGAGCTGGACATAGTGGTTACTTCTAATAAAGAGGTGAAAGTTGCAGCAATTCGGGATGCCTTTCAAGAAGTCTTTGGGATGGCTGTTGTGACTGGAGAGGCTGCACAGTCCAACATTGCACCCCAGCCTGTGGGCTATGCTGCGGGCTTAAAA GGAGCCCAGGAGAGGATAGACAGCCTGCGCCGGACCGGAGTCATCCATGAGAAGCAGCCTGCCGTGTCAGTGGAAAACTTCATTGAGGAGCTGCTTCCTGATAA GTGGTTTGACATTGGATGTCTGATTATTGAGGATCCTATTCATGGAATTCACCTGGAAGCATTCACCCAAGCAACACCAGTGCCTTTACAATATGTTCAGCAG GCCAAGAGTCTCACCCCTCAGGACTACAGCCTGAGGTGGTCAGGGCTGCTGGTGACGGTGGGCGAGGTGCTGGAGAAGAGCGTGCTGAACGTGAACAGGACCGACTGGCACGCGGTGTTCACGGGCATGTCCCGCCGGCAGATGATATACAGTGCGGCCAAGGCCCTGGCAGGGATGTACAAACAGCAGCTGCCACCTAGGACCGTGTGA